The sequence below is a genomic window from Trichosurus vulpecula isolate mTriVul1 chromosome 5, mTriVul1.pri, whole genome shotgun sequence.
TGAAGCTGTAATGATAAGGGGAAAAACAACATTAAATAAAAACCATCACTGAACAAACCACTGTGATTTCCAGAAACGTTACCTATTGACTTGTGGTTTTCAGCTACAAAAGTCATCTGAAGAGGTAAAACTCATTTCAACctaattcagtaagcatttattaagcacccatttcATACTTTATaacaacttattttaaaaatatgaattttaataaTTGATTAAGTGCCTTCTTAAGCAaggtactggggacacaaagcaaaaacaaactatCAAACcaccaaaacagtccctgccctgaaaagacttacatccAATGAGAGCCATACTTGCGCAAAGAGAAGTAAATTCAGGTATACTCCAACACCCAAATGTATCTGTGATGCTATCCATTTGGAAGCTCCTTTCAAAGATGCGGACTATAGTTCATTCATGCCAGCTCACCCTATGTGATTCTGGTCCATTTCCTCTCAGAAATTTTCCACAAGGGTTCTACCCACAGTGTTTGGAGGGCTGCTTCCTCACTTTATCTTGACATCAAGTGGATGTCAATGGACCACTCCAGATTTATTATAGAAAGAAAGAGCACTGGTATTGAaggggggcaggggcagggggaagCCATGGATTTAAAGTAAGACTACTTAGGTTCAAACCTGGTTCTGACACTTAGCACTCGTGTGATTATAGAAGAgtgaacctctctgagcctcagtttcatcaattaTAAATTAAGGATAATCACAATTACTACTTGCCTCATGGAGCTATTATTGTGAAAAAATGCTACACAAATGCTAAAGTGCCATATAAGTGttgttttaaaacattattagTAAAGAGAAGtgggttttttccatttttgagaCTTCTTTCAGTGTTTCACCTCTTCAAAAAATTTGGGAACAGTTTCGTTATTTAGAGTAGGTTAAATGCAATAGGATTTAGAGGACAATGGCCAGTAAACATTATTAAATTCCATTAGACTAGTTGACAATTTGTGATGTTCGTTATAGTGAATATCTCAATCATATGGACCttagcacattaaaaaaaacaaccactgAAATTTTCCTTGTAGATTTGGGTTTTAAAGAGACCTTGGTCTATCCtcaccaaaagaataaaaaaatagccATTCTAATGTTTTCCTAAATCTAGAGTTTATGGACACAGagcatgaaaaataaattagagtCTTGTCTGACTCCCTTTATTTTTGTCCAAATGCCTTTTTCAAGAACCTTCTCAATCCTGACACCAAAAGACATGTAAGTAAATTAGCTAGTTAGGCCAAGAGCCAAGAGCAGCATGTTTGTTTATCAGTGGCTTGTAGACAGATGCCCAAAACATCAATTGCTTTCATGATTTGGCTgatcattggtttcctttctttCAGATGAGACCAGGAATTCCAGGATGACCACTGAGTCAGATGGCTCCCTACAAGTTCCTATTCCATGTGCTGTCCTCAGTGTCGTCATTATTGTTGCTTTGGTCATGACAATAATTGCTTTGTCAGGTGGGTGAGCACTTTTTGGATTCAATTATAGTCCCTTTCCCACAGCAACTTTCTAATTATCCAGAATGGTTGAGGAATGGGTTGtttgggtgaatgaatgaatggatgactaAAAATTTTTATTAGGGCTACATTAATTTtgtgtcaagcactgtactaaatttGGGGGACatgagtattaaaaaaaagatattctctgctctcaagaaaatTACACTCTAGCAGAAAGAGAcatggtggccagggaaggatATTTTGGGTTGGAACAAACTGTATACTcaacctttccctttttcccatttGCTCTGCCATGTTTGGTCAGAGACACTACACAGAACACCCTATTTGACTCTAGGGTGAACATTATTTTGAGGGCAAAGAGGAATAACAATCCTTATGCCACTGGATAGAAGGTTATTTGCCCCCTTACTCCTGTGAGggaacactcatgaatcctactCCCCATTtcatcacttagcacagcacACAGGCCATATAGCTCCATAGAGGTACATATTATCGCTGTTAAAATACCGAATGACTTTATTTGCAGTGGGCCAATacaactgtcctggaaaatacGGCAGTGAAAATATATCTCCATTGATGACTTCGATGTCCTCGGATCTTCCTGTTTCCTCGTGCCCAGATTCCTGGATTGGATACCAAGGGAAATGTTACATCTTTTCCAACACTACAGGGAGCTGGTCCACCAGTCAAAATGCCTGCTCTTCCCATGATTCAACTCTTGCTCAGATTGACTCTAAGGAAGACCTGGTAAAGTCATTCTTGTTTGTGTATACTCATAGCTTCCCTACGAAGGAAGATTTTGCATTTTGTTTGCGTGTtgtttcccattagactgtaggcTCCCTGAAAGTCAGGgctgtgtttttgtttctgtcttttttgtaATCCTAGTTATAGAACAATGCTTGTCTCgtgataagtgcttaataaatgctggttgactgattaTGTCATTTATAGAGAAACTGAACCACAAGAACACACAAGGTTGCATAAAACACTGAAATATGGGCTTTTAATTGATCACTCTACAAGTATTTACTGACTGCTACATACCAGGGACTATGCTAGGTAttagagaatacaaagacaaaatatgaaaccatccctgcccccaaggagcttacattttataggGGGAGAGCATATGGACCATTCaacatgtacatgtgcatgtaatACG
It includes:
- the LOC118851754 gene encoding early activation antigen CD69-like, whose amino-acid sequence is MQTREELSGQENSPLHMERGIPNETRNSRMTTESDGSLQVPIPCAVLSVVIIVALVMTIIALSVGQYNCPGKYGSENISPLMTSMSSDLPVSSCPDSWIGYQGKCYIFSNTTGSWSTSQNACSSHDSTLAQIDSKEDLIFLKRYAGNVEHWIGLRNETGHTWQWTNGKEFNSWFNLTGSGNCAYLRNTEVSSVKCQKELHWICSKTIKP